The Corynebacterium renale genome includes a region encoding these proteins:
- a CDS encoding GH25 family lysozyme: MVTMPVQKAFIVTSPLGQRWGTTHWGTDYGRAGGCGGYPIYAVKDGTVVQAGPAQGFGRWIRLDHPASVGGGESVYGHIIPEVAAGQNVREGQRIGRIDPNSATNGGVAPHLHFEFYRYSWVPAVRRVLGESILDPQKVLAGARWPGEAAEDKSPSATVFGVDVSEHQDGMSLAQAKREGWEFAILRLCDGTYRDRTFQSHLADAEAAGILVATYWYLRAPSEGTTINQQVDVIDQQMGGRRDLGVWIDVESVDSANRKLLTGTDVWEAKRELERRGYYVPGIYSGAWYWEHMPGGEPSMDGLGHLWVSHYGKRNAYGPGRDLYQSEGGNAHPGWSYPLGDRRPDILQYGSNGAVAGRYVDVNAFRGTRDELAAIFTGKNLQRKGPLMALTDDEQRELLEKTRRIHHELAHDFQSRYINPDGQRSEFRDTIAGYVLELDRKIEDMHANMLVAIWKKLTEWRKKQ, encoded by the coding sequence ATGGTCACAATGCCCGTGCAAAAGGCCTTTATTGTCACCAGTCCGCTAGGACAGCGCTGGGGCACCACCCATTGGGGCACCGACTACGGACGTGCCGGCGGCTGTGGTGGATACCCCATCTACGCCGTCAAAGACGGAACCGTCGTCCAGGCAGGACCGGCACAAGGCTTCGGACGATGGATCAGACTCGACCACCCCGCCAGTGTAGGTGGTGGCGAATCTGTCTACGGCCACATCATCCCCGAAGTGGCCGCAGGCCAGAACGTCCGCGAGGGACAACGGATTGGCCGTATCGACCCCAACTCCGCCACCAACGGAGGTGTAGCCCCGCATCTGCACTTCGAGTTCTACCGCTACTCTTGGGTCCCAGCCGTGCGCCGGGTTTTAGGGGAATCGATTTTAGATCCGCAGAAGGTGCTTGCCGGGGCCCGGTGGCCGGGCGAGGCCGCTGAGGACAAGAGCCCGTCGGCCACCGTGTTTGGTGTTGACGTCTCCGAGCACCAGGACGGCATGAGCCTAGCTCAAGCAAAACGTGAGGGGTGGGAGTTCGCGATTCTTCGGCTCTGTGATGGCACGTATCGTGACCGGACCTTCCAATCACATCTAGCTGACGCTGAAGCAGCTGGCATACTGGTGGCCACATATTGGTATCTCAGGGCTCCATCTGAGGGCACCACCATCAACCAGCAGGTCGATGTCATTGACCAGCAGATGGGCGGGCGCCGGGACCTGGGCGTCTGGATTGACGTCGAGTCTGTGGATTCGGCCAACCGCAAGCTGCTCACGGGCACAGACGTGTGGGAAGCAAAACGCGAACTCGAGCGTCGCGGCTACTACGTCCCGGGAATCTATTCAGGTGCCTGGTACTGGGAGCACATGCCAGGTGGTGAACCATCGATGGACGGCCTTGGCCACCTATGGGTCTCCCACTATGGCAAGCGCAACGCCTACGGCCCAGGCCGCGACCTGTATCAATCCGAGGGCGGTAACGCCCACCCCGGATGGTCGTACCCGCTCGGTGACCGCAGGCCAGACATCCTCCAGTACGGCTCAAACGGTGCTGTCGCTGGCAGATACGTCGACGTCAACGCTTTCCGCGGGACTCGCGATGAGCTCGCCGCAATCTTTACGGGGAAAAATCTTCAACGAAAGGGGCCACTCATGGCACTCACTGACGATGAGCAGCGGGAACTGCTCGAGAAAACCAGGCGTATTCACCACGAATTAGCCCACGATTTCCAGTCGCGCTACATCAACCCAGATGGCCAGCGCTCGGAATTCCGCGACACCATCGCAGGCTACGTCCTGGAACTGGACCGAAAAATCGAGGACATGCACGCAAACATGCTCGTGGCGATCTGGAAGAAACTCACCGAATGGAGGAAGAAGCAATGA
- a CDS encoding phage tail tape measure protein has protein sequence MSTAAGGKIDILVEPDLKGFDKKLESGLSGVIGAAGKMGAALGAAMGGAEFARNVFETGKEFQSQLNTMAAVSQASAAQLEAVQAKARELGSATDLTATSASDAAAAMTELAKGGFSVEQSMEAAKGTLQLASAAQVDAATAATIQSQALQAFSLDASEAGRVSDILAGAANASSAEMTDVSMALQQAGTVANQFGVNIDDTATAIAMFANAGITGSDAGTLLKTALLSLTDQGKPAQRAIEELGLTIYDAQGRFVGLESLMGQLNKAAASMSDEQYQAATATLFGSDAMRLAGIAASQGAEQFANLRDAVTRQGQAAEVAAAQTEGLPGALERMQNTAEDAYLAVFDASQDYLVGGLDLFTKGIEKAGSALESGLGAGKVVFSGIASAAEPAASAVAGLASALEGIQTPLMAAGAVMALSKWQAFPEKVSMMGASMRASAGNAREWQQMLQKSGYTITRLDAAIYAATESTNKSVAKTATTFINAKEPLLEWRQNHINAAKTAQQAALASSNAWESADHIITQFGHRSAAGLASFAGNAKGAAAVAAQAGRSVVDFLGGPWNVALGAATIAVTAVIDAHTALAAAQDKVRESAANAAAVQRDLTLAVAGTTGALSEAGRKAAEAAAQNQLTEFMAKGQASDKLVYKVDTDEGLLGRMTFSDQYQADAEATRTRRAAYKELQDTFEELSMTEQQMYQAIAAGGPQYDALINKLRESGEAGGHAADQLAGVKRELDAQVAAAQRVEPATAQIAAGIGVLADSSASAEDRLSALKSVLEGMGMLPASAQDAMMSLAKTVDQVASSAQSAIVDGEGLGDALFDQSGKLQATDKNAQSLHDSLMSLSDRFLKAVADGNDAGEAFEVAKVGLAGLSDAYELLPDQLEALQQQYGLMPEVVETLVQLKGASDVETEVAIVWALIENMPNDKPIEMSIVSEDARRQLEELGVALDTTPDEKNTIIEARTEEARDKVKKFVDDIKDAPEEKKTKVEADVEQARRDIKSVSDDLNALKDKNITVTTTRRTVSGNTGGRASGGRVQGLAAGGNVGYRLPTTGPGTEITDGFLGVTAEGMPLSRLDGGEWVINARSARRYDRQLAAMNAGTFPDVVPGLQALETGGRVLDSAALKSKIRFMDGTPYIMGGWSPAGVDCSGAVALTINTWQGRDPFESRMSTVTEGQWLASRGAEPGQGSSGDITIGWWDQGGGINGHTAMVLADGTFVESGGNTGGGFTIGKTAGPLTGRGFTDWMHFPNADTGATSVEVTDAGGRKQRSRSAVGFGSAARTHDVVSTLMALRLNGRATGGQLPTSGPGTGTRDGFGGVDSLGMPLVRLDGGEWVINARSSQRYHHQLAAMNAGTWPDTPGLWTGGRVPGGSVTSAVSGALSGASWAALTRAAEALPGATEALNKAAEAMTGVAERIDSNPTRYGLQVASLLLPEEFTGLRDAEQGLADTRAQAHADVLAMGEAEEELREARKELEKATAEGGGMSKQAARRLEDAERDLAKARASGKADRIEAAERKLARAREDASDDIDKNGAKNAQAIKKATQRVSDAELEVADAANTVAQISGNIYAAQITMAIEAAKAIFSVVNRIIEAVNRIKTLQAQAVAESAQAMAELVSVIDEMSQATARLHIQVAQDKLAQARAQWDLSRAQFDYQKTQMDGLVNIARAQAKLEAAREQSITIASTSVAALQRQIEEASRTGIFRWQELADASRAALNEQNALQHEVWQARAEAMAAEKSSAIQLLEAHKASAIAALQAASSVRTLQAQAAQLAAATGLARGMNVEKAQTGSRTAELYVKLAEAQGKKRQKWWSVSQKKTYQRQIEQIQAEIAQREASGKGLMSQLTVQEQAQARKAMEEAAFHMGLGREDAAKAALEASPLSKARRALDDLEEEKRIADWKKSIADIERSMGETKIEADYAPKIAQLQQEQLAWQAAAEMQKLEAAIDRSSSKTEVAALRKASEFYLNQFNTLLGSAGKQAEALQGVQSMIAHQLKLSQQQVKAAGMEPLPMPDFAAPPTVSSQFNQADVKGFIAGINDRGNVSATDAAQSAAPGDLAEMMKKIFAAPKTPSIRYSTPEEVQRAEQAQREAIASALDRQGGALEALAKALETKGKAAGPTFNITVPTEGTAEERLLNVFNQVAEGLGGRIGEVERKLAPSGADYFTR, from the coding sequence ATGAGTACTGCTGCCGGTGGCAAGATTGATATTCTTGTCGAGCCAGATCTGAAAGGTTTCGACAAGAAACTCGAGTCGGGCTTAAGTGGTGTTATTGGCGCAGCCGGCAAGATGGGTGCAGCCCTTGGCGCTGCGATGGGTGGCGCGGAGTTCGCCCGGAACGTGTTTGAGACCGGTAAGGAATTCCAGTCTCAGCTCAACACCATGGCAGCAGTGTCTCAGGCCTCGGCTGCACAGTTGGAGGCTGTCCAGGCTAAGGCCCGGGAACTGGGCAGTGCGACGGACCTAACGGCTACGTCGGCCTCCGATGCGGCAGCTGCGATGACGGAACTTGCCAAAGGTGGGTTTAGCGTCGAGCAGTCCATGGAGGCAGCCAAGGGCACACTGCAGCTGGCTTCAGCTGCTCAGGTCGACGCGGCTACTGCGGCAACGATTCAATCCCAAGCCTTGCAGGCGTTCTCGTTGGACGCCTCAGAGGCTGGGCGCGTTTCGGACATTCTGGCTGGTGCGGCTAATGCTTCATCTGCTGAGATGACCGATGTTTCGATGGCATTGCAGCAGGCCGGTACTGTGGCCAACCAGTTCGGGGTCAATATTGACGATACGGCGACCGCGATTGCAATGTTCGCCAATGCCGGTATTACCGGCTCTGACGCCGGTACTTTGCTCAAGACTGCGCTGCTGTCACTGACCGACCAGGGTAAACCTGCTCAGCGAGCCATTGAGGAACTTGGTCTGACGATCTACGATGCCCAGGGCCGGTTCGTTGGCCTTGAGTCTTTGATGGGCCAGCTGAATAAGGCTGCCGCATCTATGTCAGACGAACAGTACCAAGCAGCAACAGCAACCTTGTTCGGGTCTGACGCGATGCGCCTAGCCGGCATTGCTGCATCCCAGGGTGCTGAGCAATTCGCGAATCTGCGTGATGCGGTTACCCGCCAAGGGCAGGCTGCCGAAGTTGCAGCAGCCCAAACCGAGGGCCTTCCAGGGGCACTCGAGCGCATGCAAAACACCGCCGAAGATGCCTACCTGGCAGTCTTTGACGCTTCCCAGGACTACCTCGTCGGCGGCCTGGACTTGTTTACCAAGGGAATCGAAAAGGCCGGTTCAGCCCTTGAATCCGGGCTTGGTGCAGGCAAGGTCGTATTCTCCGGGATTGCTAGCGCTGCAGAGCCAGCAGCCTCCGCAGTCGCTGGTCTCGCGAGCGCTTTAGAAGGTATCCAAACTCCACTCATGGCAGCCGGTGCTGTCATGGCACTGTCCAAGTGGCAAGCATTCCCCGAAAAAGTGAGCATGATGGGTGCCTCTATGCGGGCCTCCGCAGGCAACGCACGAGAGTGGCAACAAATGCTTCAGAAGTCGGGTTACACCATCACTCGACTCGACGCTGCGATATACGCAGCAACTGAATCGACAAACAAATCTGTGGCAAAAACTGCCACAACGTTTATAAATGCAAAAGAACCACTCCTTGAGTGGCGCCAAAACCACATCAATGCGGCGAAAACAGCGCAACAAGCAGCCCTGGCATCATCTAATGCATGGGAGTCTGCAGATCACATCATCACCCAATTCGGGCATCGGTCTGCAGCCGGCTTGGCCAGCTTCGCGGGCAATGCCAAGGGCGCAGCAGCCGTCGCTGCGCAAGCAGGTCGCAGTGTCGTCGACTTCCTTGGCGGCCCCTGGAACGTCGCACTCGGCGCGGCCACCATCGCAGTCACAGCCGTCATCGACGCCCACACCGCCCTAGCCGCAGCCCAAGATAAGGTCCGCGAATCAGCAGCAAACGCAGCAGCAGTCCAACGCGACCTCACTCTCGCAGTCGCAGGCACTACCGGAGCACTCTCCGAAGCCGGACGTAAAGCAGCCGAAGCAGCAGCACAAAACCAACTCACCGAATTCATGGCCAAAGGCCAAGCCTCCGACAAGTTGGTCTACAAAGTAGACACCGACGAAGGCCTTCTCGGACGGATGACCTTCTCCGACCAATACCAAGCCGACGCAGAAGCCACACGTACGCGCCGGGCTGCGTACAAGGAGTTGCAGGACACGTTTGAAGAGCTGTCGATGACTGAGCAGCAGATGTATCAGGCTATTGCTGCCGGTGGCCCGCAGTATGATGCCCTGATTAATAAGTTGCGTGAGTCCGGTGAAGCTGGTGGCCATGCTGCCGACCAGTTAGCCGGAGTCAAGCGTGAGCTTGATGCCCAGGTTGCTGCGGCACAGCGTGTGGAGCCGGCGACTGCCCAGATTGCTGCAGGTATTGGGGTTCTTGCTGATTCGTCGGCAAGTGCTGAGGACCGTCTGTCGGCGTTGAAGTCTGTGCTTGAGGGCATGGGGATGTTGCCGGCGTCTGCTCAGGACGCGATGATGAGTCTTGCTAAGACTGTGGACCAGGTGGCGTCGTCTGCCCAGTCGGCCATTGTTGATGGTGAGGGGCTAGGCGATGCGCTGTTTGATCAGTCGGGCAAGTTGCAGGCAACGGATAAGAATGCGCAGTCGTTGCATGATTCGTTGATGTCGTTGTCTGACCGCTTCTTGAAAGCTGTGGCTGATGGAAATGATGCAGGCGAGGCGTTTGAGGTCGCCAAAGTCGGCCTTGCGGGGCTGTCGGACGCTTACGAACTTCTTCCAGATCAGTTGGAAGCTTTGCAGCAGCAGTACGGTCTTATGCCGGAGGTTGTGGAAACTCTGGTGCAGTTAAAAGGCGCATCGGATGTTGAAACGGAAGTAGCTATTGTCTGGGCGCTCATTGAGAACATGCCGAACGATAAACCGATTGAGATGTCCATCGTGTCCGAGGACGCACGGCGCCAGCTTGAAGAATTGGGCGTGGCGCTGGATACCACCCCTGATGAGAAAAACACGATCATCGAGGCCCGGACTGAGGAAGCCCGGGATAAAGTCAAGAAATTTGTCGATGACATAAAGGACGCGCCCGAAGAGAAGAAGACCAAGGTCGAGGCCGATGTCGAGCAGGCGCGTCGTGACATCAAATCGGTAAGTGATGACCTCAACGCTCTGAAGGACAAGAACATCACGGTCACGACGACTCGCCGGACGGTGTCTGGCAATACCGGTGGCCGCGCTTCCGGTGGTCGGGTCCAGGGCCTGGCAGCTGGTGGCAATGTTGGCTACCGCTTGCCGACGACTGGCCCGGGCACAGAGATTACTGATGGTTTCCTTGGGGTGACTGCCGAGGGCATGCCACTGTCGCGTCTCGACGGTGGGGAATGGGTGATTAATGCTCGTTCCGCACGACGGTATGACCGACAGCTTGCGGCTATGAATGCCGGAACGTTCCCGGATGTGGTTCCTGGTCTGCAGGCTTTGGAGACCGGTGGGCGTGTGCTGGATTCGGCTGCGCTGAAGTCCAAGATTCGGTTCATGGACGGCACTCCGTACATCATGGGCGGGTGGTCACCTGCCGGCGTCGACTGCTCCGGTGCCGTAGCGCTCACGATTAACACGTGGCAGGGCCGCGACCCGTTCGAGTCACGCATGTCGACGGTAACCGAGGGGCAGTGGTTGGCCTCCCGTGGTGCGGAGCCAGGCCAGGGTTCCAGTGGCGATATCACTATCGGATGGTGGGACCAGGGCGGTGGCATCAATGGGCATACCGCAATGGTGTTGGCTGACGGCACTTTCGTCGAGTCCGGTGGTAACACCGGCGGTGGGTTTACTATCGGGAAAACTGCAGGCCCCTTGACAGGTCGTGGTTTTACCGACTGGATGCATTTCCCGAATGCTGATACTGGTGCCACCAGTGTGGAAGTAACCGACGCTGGTGGTCGCAAGCAGCGTTCCCGCTCGGCTGTTGGATTCGGGTCAGCGGCACGTACCCATGATGTTGTCTCTACGCTGATGGCGCTGCGTCTGAATGGGCGTGCAACCGGTGGGCAACTGCCAACTAGCGGCCCCGGCACCGGCACCCGTGATGGGTTCGGTGGGGTTGACTCGCTTGGTATGCCACTTGTGCGCCTTGATGGCGGGGAATGGGTGATTAATGCCCGGTCCTCCCAGCGGTACCACCATCAGTTGGCGGCAATGAACGCGGGCACGTGGCCAGACACGCCAGGGCTGTGGACTGGCGGTCGTGTCCCCGGAGGGTCTGTCACGTCCGCAGTCTCTGGTGCTTTGTCGGGTGCGTCCTGGGCGGCACTTACCCGGGCTGCTGAAGCTTTGCCTGGGGCGACCGAGGCGCTGAACAAGGCTGCAGAAGCCATGACTGGGGTTGCTGAGCGGATTGACTCTAACCCCACCCGTTACGGCCTGCAGGTTGCGTCACTTCTGTTGCCTGAAGAGTTCACTGGTCTGCGTGATGCAGAACAAGGTCTTGCTGATACCCGCGCCCAGGCTCATGCTGATGTCCTGGCCATGGGCGAGGCCGAAGAAGAACTCCGCGAAGCGCGCAAGGAACTAGAGAAAGCGACCGCTGAAGGTGGTGGGATGTCGAAGCAGGCAGCCCGTCGCCTTGAAGATGCCGAACGCGATCTGGCTAAGGCACGCGCCAGCGGTAAGGCTGACCGGATTGAAGCTGCCGAGCGTAAGCTTGCTCGCGCCCGTGAAGATGCCAGCGATGACATCGATAAGAACGGTGCGAAAAACGCCCAGGCTATCAAGAAGGCAACGCAGCGTGTCTCGGACGCCGAACTTGAAGTTGCCGATGCCGCCAATACGGTAGCCCAGATCTCTGGCAACATCTACGCTGCCCAGATCACGATGGCTATCGAAGCGGCGAAGGCTATTTTCTCGGTGGTTAATCGCATCATTGAGGCAGTCAACCGCATCAAAACGTTGCAGGCACAAGCTGTTGCCGAGTCTGCCCAGGCGATGGCAGAGCTGGTCAGCGTTATCGACGAGATGTCGCAAGCAACTGCCCGGCTGCATATCCAGGTGGCCCAAGACAAACTGGCTCAGGCACGCGCCCAGTGGGACTTGTCGCGAGCACAGTTTGACTACCAGAAAACCCAGATGGACGGCCTGGTCAACATTGCCCGCGCACAGGCAAAACTGGAGGCTGCACGCGAGCAGTCCATTACGATTGCCTCGACAAGCGTGGCTGCCCTCCAACGCCAGATTGAGGAAGCCTCGCGGACAGGTATCTTCCGGTGGCAGGAATTAGCTGACGCTTCCAGGGCTGCGTTAAACGAGCAGAATGCGCTGCAGCATGAAGTGTGGCAAGCCAGAGCCGAGGCCATGGCGGCAGAGAAATCCTCAGCGATCCAGTTGCTGGAGGCACATAAGGCTTCTGCTATCGCAGCCTTGCAAGCAGCATCGTCGGTGCGCACTTTGCAGGCACAGGCGGCACAGCTTGCCGCGGCCACCGGCCTAGCCCGCGGCATGAACGTCGAGAAGGCACAAACTGGGTCCAGGACTGCCGAGCTCTACGTCAAGCTTGCAGAAGCCCAAGGCAAGAAGCGCCAGAAATGGTGGTCAGTCTCCCAGAAAAAGACCTACCAACGCCAGATCGAGCAAATCCAAGCCGAAATCGCCCAACGCGAAGCCTCCGGCAAGGGCCTAATGTCCCAGCTCACCGTCCAAGAACAAGCCCAAGCCCGCAAAGCCATGGAAGAAGCAGCCTTCCACATGGGCTTAGGCCGTGAGGACGCAGCTAAAGCGGCCCTCGAAGCTTCACCACTAAGCAAAGCGCGCCGGGCTCTGGACGATCTGGAGGAAGAGAAGCGGATTGCGGACTGGAAGAAGTCGATTGCTGATATTGAGCGGTCGATGGGTGAGACAAAGATTGAGGCTGATTACGCCCCGAAGATCGCCCAACTCCAGCAAGAGCAGTTGGCGTGGCAGGCTGCTGCAGAAATGCAGAAGCTTGAAGCTGCTATTGACCGGTCATCATCCAAGACTGAGGTGGCGGCACTTCGTAAGGCTTCTGAGTTCTACCTAAATCAGTTCAACACGCTGCTAGGTTCTGCAGGCAAGCAGGCAGAAGCCCTCCAGGGTGTGCAGTCGATGATTGCCCACCAGTTGAAGTTGTCGCAGCAGCAGGTCAAGGCTGCCGGGATGGAACCTTTACCGATGCCTGATTTTGCGGCACCCCCAACGGTCTCAAGCCAGTTCAATCAGGCTGACGTCAAGGGCTTTATTGCTGGGATTAACGACCGCGGCAACGTGAGCGCTACCGACGCAGCACAGTCGGCAGCCCCTGGCGACTTGGCGGAGATGATGAAGAAGATATTCGCAGCCCCGAAGACCCCATCTATTCGGTATTCCACCCCTGAGGAAGTTCAGCGAGCTGAGCAAGCACAGCGTGAGGCGATTGCTTCAGCATTGGACCGCCAGGGTGGGGCACTCGAAGCACTCGCTAAAGCACTAGAGACAAAGGGTAAGGCAGCAGGCCCCACGTTCAATATCACGGTGCCGACTGAGGGCACTGCTGAAGAACGGCTGCTGAATGTTTTCAACCAGGTTGCAGAAGGCCTCGGTGGCCGCATTGGTGAAGTTGAACGCAAGCTCGCCCCCTCAGGCGCGGACTACTTCACCCGCTAA